In a single window of the Limnochorda sp. L945t genome:
- a CDS encoding sugar-binding protein — MRRNVLVVSLLVVALVVGLSAVALGAAKPPGSKLTFAWIPKALNNPVFELGRDGAFAKAKELTAKGPYQVEVLYVGSVASDAAEQVRVIEDVIARGVDGIALSANDPTALADVINKAVAAGIPVMTWDSDSPDSKRFTYLGVNNYEGGKAAADLLVRAMGTKGKVALLTGVPGAFNLEERIRGFKDGVKKYPGIEVVRTVYCNDDINLGVQVVEETMQAYPDLKGWFFVGLWPLFAERGSMPLWEAAAKKGMKTVAFDTLPVELEFLKDGYLAGLVGQKYWGWGYDSIQILYDRVVHGKQFPKWVDSGMDLVTAKNVNAMIQAWEKKDFTKPLPPPY, encoded by the coding sequence ATGAGACGGAACGTACTGGTCGTCAGTTTGCTCGTCGTCGCGCTGGTGGTGGGGTTGTCGGCGGTAGCGCTGGGGGCGGCCAAACCCCCTGGCAGTAAGTTGACGTTCGCCTGGATCCCCAAGGCGCTCAACAACCCGGTCTTCGAGCTGGGGCGCGACGGCGCCTTCGCCAAGGCGAAGGAGTTGACCGCCAAGGGGCCGTATCAGGTCGAGGTGCTGTACGTCGGCTCCGTGGCCTCCGACGCGGCGGAGCAGGTCCGCGTCATCGAAGACGTCATCGCCAGAGGAGTGGACGGCATCGCCCTTTCAGCGAACGACCCTACGGCGCTGGCAGACGTCATCAACAAGGCGGTAGCCGCAGGCATCCCGGTCATGACCTGGGACAGCGACTCACCGGACAGTAAGCGGTTTACCTATCTGGGCGTCAACAACTACGAAGGCGGCAAGGCCGCGGCGGACCTCCTGGTCCGGGCCATGGGGACGAAGGGAAAGGTCGCCCTCCTGACGGGTGTGCCGGGTGCCTTCAACCTCGAGGAACGCATCCGGGGATTCAAAGATGGAGTCAAGAAGTACCCGGGCATCGAAGTCGTTCGCACGGTGTACTGCAACGACGACATCAACCTGGGCGTACAGGTCGTCGAGGAGACCATGCAGGCGTACCCGGACCTGAAGGGCTGGTTCTTCGTCGGGCTGTGGCCGCTTTTCGCCGAGCGTGGCTCGATGCCCCTGTGGGAGGCGGCGGCCAAGAAGGGTATGAAGACGGTCGCCTTCGACACGTTGCCGGTGGAGCTCGAGTTCTTGAAGGACGGCTACCTTGCCGGCCTGGTGGGCCAGAAGTACTGGGGATGGGGATACGACTCCATTCAAATCCTCTACGACCGGGTCGTCCACGGCAAGCAGTTCCCCAAGTGGGTCGACTCGGGCATGGACCTCGTGACCGCCAAGAACGTCAACGCCATGATCCAGGCGTGGGAGAAGAAGGACTTCACCAAGCCTCTGCCGCCTCCATATTGA
- a CDS encoding ammonium transporter produces the protein MAGGFMSECWRWRRVGLAVTVATVALLIAAVAVVYAQADPSGAATGGIQDVPAAVPGAPTLQEVAALAGHNRVAINMVWTLVTGFLVMFMQAGFALVETGFTRAKNASHTMLMNFLIYAIGMLGYWLVGFGLQMGGTGGAGTLGGATGLDGEFTVRLFGNEFGLFGTKGFLLTGAAYDAAAFALFLFQMVFMDTAATIPTGAMAERWKFWPFVVYGFFISMVTYPLFANWVWGGGWLSALGRNFGLGHGYLDFAGSSVVHMTGGVTALAGALVLGPRIGKFKADGTPVAIPGHNIPMAILGTFILAFGWFGFNAGSTLAGGDLRIGVIATNTMLASAAGALAAALYTAMRCGKPDTSMAANGMLAGLVAITAPCAFVNAPAAVLIGLVAGILVVWSVDFVEKVLKVDDPVGAISVHGTNGAWGVLALGLFADGTYGDGFNGISGGVRGLLYGDAGQLLAQIIGPLVNFVFIFALSWLFFKALDVVMGMRVSREAELEGLDFHEVALPGYPEVTPPALPEVARPAAVPLAGGK, from the coding sequence ATGGCAGGGGGCTTCATGTCAGAGTGCTGGCGGTGGCGCCGGGTCGGCCTCGCGGTCACCGTCGCCACGGTCGCGCTGCTGATCGCGGCGGTGGCCGTGGTGTACGCGCAGGCCGACCCCTCCGGAGCCGCGACCGGCGGTATCCAGGACGTTCCCGCGGCTGTCCCGGGCGCACCCACGCTGCAGGAGGTGGCCGCGCTCGCAGGTCACAACCGCGTGGCCATCAACATGGTCTGGACCCTGGTCACCGGGTTCTTGGTCATGTTCATGCAGGCGGGCTTCGCGCTGGTCGAGACGGGGTTCACCCGGGCCAAGAACGCCAGCCACACCATGCTCATGAACTTCCTCATCTACGCCATCGGCATGCTGGGTTACTGGCTGGTCGGGTTCGGGCTGCAGATGGGCGGCACCGGCGGGGCCGGCACGCTCGGCGGCGCCACCGGGCTGGACGGGGAGTTTACCGTCCGGCTCTTCGGCAACGAGTTCGGGCTGTTCGGCACGAAGGGTTTCCTGCTCACGGGCGCGGCGTACGATGCGGCGGCGTTCGCCCTCTTCCTCTTCCAGATGGTCTTCATGGACACGGCCGCGACCATCCCGACGGGAGCCATGGCGGAACGCTGGAAGTTTTGGCCTTTCGTCGTCTACGGCTTTTTCATCTCCATGGTGACCTATCCGCTCTTCGCCAACTGGGTGTGGGGCGGCGGGTGGCTGTCGGCCCTCGGCCGTAACTTCGGGTTGGGGCACGGCTACCTCGACTTCGCCGGCTCGTCGGTCGTCCACATGACCGGTGGCGTGACCGCGCTGGCCGGGGCGCTGGTGCTGGGGCCCCGCATCGGCAAGTTCAAGGCGGACGGCACCCCGGTCGCCATCCCGGGGCACAACATTCCCATGGCGATCCTCGGCACGTTCATCCTGGCTTTCGGTTGGTTCGGGTTCAACGCCGGGAGCACGCTCGCAGGCGGCGATTTGCGCATCGGGGTCATCGCCACCAACACCATGCTGGCCTCGGCGGCCGGGGCGCTGGCGGCCGCGCTCTACACGGCGATGCGCTGCGGCAAGCCGGACACCAGCATGGCGGCCAACGGGATGCTGGCCGGCCTGGTGGCGATCACGGCGCCCTGCGCCTTCGTCAACGCGCCGGCTGCCGTGTTGATCGGGCTGGTGGCCGGCATCCTCGTCGTCTGGAGCGTCGACTTCGTCGAGAAGGTGCTGAAGGTCGACGACCCGGTCGGGGCCATCTCGGTACACGGCACCAACGGCGCCTGGGGAGTGCTCGCCCTCGGGCTGTTCGCCGACGGGACGTACGGCGACGGCTTCAACGGGATCTCCGGCGGGGTGCGGGGGCTCTTGTACGGCGACGCCGGGCAGCTGCTCGCCCAGATCATCGGGCCGCTCGTCAACTTCGTCTTCATCTTCGCCCTATCGTGGCTCTTCTTCAAAGCGCTCGATGTGGTCATGGGCATGCGGGTGAGCCGCGAGGCGGAGCTCGAAGGGCTCGACTTCCACGAGGTGGCCCTACCGGGCTACCCGGAGGTCACGCCGCCGGCCCTGCCCGAGGTGGCGCGGCCCGCGGCGGTGCCGCTCGCCGGCGGGAAGTGA
- the acnA gene encoding aconitate hydratase AcnA, which produces MQGTSARTHDPFGARATWDTSRGPVRIFRLQALEEQGLGKLSRLPYAIRVLLENLLRHVDGQTVTEDDVRALAGWQPHPAAAREIAFMPARVILQDFTGVPAVVDLAAMRSAVARMGGDPRRINPLVPADLVIDHSVQVDRFGTVYAFAENVELEYRRNRERYALLRWAQRALDNFRVVPPGTGIVHQVNLEYLASVVQVRRAADGVLEAYPDTLVGTDSHTTMINGLGVLGWGVGGIEAEAVMLGQPYYMLVPEVIGVRLLGRLPEGATATDLVLTVTEMLRRRGVVDKFVEFVGPGVRSLSLPDRATIANMAPEYGATMGFFPVDEETLRYLRGTGRDEAAVQLVERYCKEQGLWRSGDEPEPEYTDLLQLDMGRVEPSLAGPRRPQDRVVLRAVKPSFEKALTELYKKSPAAAPSDGSLRHGDVVIAAITSCTNTSNPSVMVGAALLAKKAVERGLSVKPHVKTSMAPGSRIVTHYLETTGLLPYLEALRFHVIGYGCTTCIGNSGSLPPAVAQQVKEGDLVVAAVLSGNRNFEGRVNPLVRANYLASPMLVVAYALAGRVDIDLTSEPLGTDPNGRPVYLRDIWPSQEEIARTVDAALRPELFRAEYGSVFEGDERWKGLPVPEGELYAWDPGSTYIQEPPFFEEMEGAPAPLRDIEGARALLVLGDSITTDHISPAGAIPRESPAGRYLLEHGVAEHEFNTYGSRRGNHEVMMRGTFANIRLRNLMVPGTEGGVTVHWPDGQRMSVYDAAMRYKEEGVPLVVLAGKEYGTGSSRDWAAKGTYLLGIRAVIAESFERIHRSNLVGMGVLPLQFEPGQNAQSLGLTGEEVFAVRGIAQGLAPRQRLEVTARRADGAEVRFGVTARLDTPVDVEYYRHGGILQAVMRRILGEAQQPAPPRAG; this is translated from the coding sequence ATGCAAGGGACCTCGGCTCGCACGCACGATCCGTTCGGTGCGCGGGCGACGTGGGACACCTCCCGGGGGCCGGTTCGCATCTTCCGGCTGCAGGCCCTCGAAGAGCAGGGCCTGGGCAAACTGTCCCGGCTCCCCTACGCCATCCGGGTGCTCCTGGAAAACCTCTTGCGGCACGTGGACGGGCAAACGGTCACCGAAGACGACGTCCGAGCACTGGCCGGCTGGCAACCGCATCCCGCCGCTGCCCGGGAGATCGCCTTCATGCCGGCGCGGGTCATCCTGCAGGACTTCACCGGCGTGCCGGCGGTGGTCGACCTGGCCGCCATGCGTTCGGCGGTGGCTCGCATGGGGGGAGACCCGCGGCGGATCAACCCGCTGGTGCCCGCGGACCTGGTCATCGACCACTCGGTCCAGGTCGACCGGTTCGGCACCGTCTATGCGTTCGCAGAAAACGTCGAGCTCGAGTACCGGCGCAACCGGGAACGGTACGCGCTGTTGCGATGGGCGCAGCGGGCGCTGGACAACTTCCGGGTGGTACCGCCCGGCACGGGCATCGTCCACCAGGTCAACCTGGAGTACCTGGCCTCGGTGGTGCAAGTGCGGCGTGCCGCAGACGGCGTCCTCGAGGCGTATCCGGATACGCTGGTCGGCACCGACTCCCACACCACCATGATCAACGGTCTGGGCGTGCTCGGGTGGGGCGTGGGCGGCATCGAGGCCGAGGCGGTGATGCTGGGCCAGCCCTACTACATGCTCGTGCCCGAGGTCATCGGCGTACGGCTGCTCGGGCGGCTTCCCGAGGGCGCGACGGCCACGGACCTGGTCTTGACCGTGACCGAAATGCTGCGCCGGCGCGGGGTGGTCGACAAGTTCGTGGAGTTCGTGGGGCCGGGCGTGCGCAGCTTGAGCCTTCCGGACCGGGCGACCATCGCCAACATGGCGCCGGAGTACGGGGCCACCATGGGCTTTTTCCCGGTGGACGAGGAGACCCTGCGGTACTTGCGCGGCACCGGACGAGACGAGGCCGCGGTCCAGCTGGTGGAGCGCTACTGCAAAGAGCAGGGGCTGTGGCGCTCGGGCGACGAGCCGGAGCCCGAGTACACCGACCTCCTGCAACTCGACATGGGCCGGGTGGAGCCGAGCCTGGCCGGGCCGCGCCGGCCCCAGGATAGGGTCGTGCTGCGGGCCGTGAAGCCGTCTTTCGAGAAGGCGCTCACGGAGCTCTACAAGAAGTCGCCCGCCGCGGCCCCCTCCGACGGGTCGCTGCGCCACGGCGACGTGGTTATCGCCGCCATCACGAGCTGCACCAACACCTCCAACCCCTCGGTGATGGTAGGGGCGGCGCTGCTCGCCAAGAAGGCGGTGGAGCGAGGGCTTTCGGTCAAGCCTCACGTCAAGACCAGCATGGCGCCGGGCTCCCGGATCGTCACCCACTACCTGGAGACGACGGGGCTGCTGCCTTATCTCGAGGCGCTCCGGTTCCACGTGATCGGGTACGGCTGCACCACCTGCATCGGCAACAGCGGCAGCCTGCCGCCGGCGGTGGCGCAGCAGGTGAAAGAGGGCGACCTGGTGGTCGCTGCCGTGCTCAGCGGCAACCGCAACTTCGAGGGACGGGTCAACCCGCTCGTGCGGGCCAACTACCTCGCCTCGCCCATGCTCGTCGTCGCGTACGCCCTGGCGGGCAGGGTTGACATCGACCTGACAAGCGAGCCCCTGGGTACCGACCCCAACGGGCGCCCGGTCTACCTGCGAGACATCTGGCCGAGCCAGGAGGAGATCGCCCGGACGGTCGACGCGGCCCTGCGACCCGAGCTCTTCCGGGCCGAGTACGGTTCGGTGTTCGAGGGCGACGAGCGGTGGAAGGGGCTTCCCGTCCCCGAGGGGGAGCTCTACGCGTGGGATCCTGGCTCGACCTATATCCAGGAGCCGCCGTTCTTCGAGGAGATGGAGGGCGCGCCGGCCCCCTTGCGGGACATCGAGGGGGCCCGGGCCCTGCTGGTGCTCGGCGACTCCATCACCACCGATCACATCTCGCCGGCCGGCGCCATCCCCCGGGAGAGCCCGGCGGGCCGGTACCTGCTGGAGCACGGGGTGGCCGAGCACGAGTTCAACACCTACGGGTCGCGGCGCGGCAACCATGAGGTGATGATGCGCGGCACGTTCGCCAACATCCGGCTGCGCAACCTCATGGTGCCCGGCACCGAGGGCGGGGTGACGGTGCACTGGCCGGACGGGCAGCGCATGAGCGTCTACGATGCCGCCATGCGCTACAAGGAGGAGGGCGTGCCCCTCGTCGTGCTCGCGGGCAAGGAGTACGGGACGGGCAGCTCCCGCGACTGGGCCGCCAAGGGCACCTACCTCCTGGGCATCCGGGCGGTCATCGCCGAGAGCTTCGAGCGCATCCACCGCAGCAACCTCGTGGGCATGGGCGTCTTGCCGCTGCAGTTCGAGCCCGGGCAAAACGCCCAGAGTCTCGGGCTCACGGGCGAGGAGGTCTTCGCCGTCCGCGGCATCGCGCAGGGCCTGGCGCCCCGGCAGCGGCTGGAGGTGACGGCGCGCCGGGCGGACGGCGCCGAGGTCCGCTTCGGCGTGACGGCCCGCCTCGATACGCCCGTCGACGTCGAGTACTACCGCCACGGCGGCATTCTCCAGGCGGTGATGCGGCGCATCCTGGGCGAGGCGCAACAGCCCGCTCCCCCACGGGCGGGTTAG
- a CDS encoding 1-phosphofructokinase family hexose kinase: MKVARIVVFGPNLAIDRTVAVGDFRAGRVFRTDQTLTVAGGKGANVARAVKALGGEPHLVGLVAGWTGRFIRDDLEREGIPATLVEVDGLSRTCTLVVDPRNGETTIINEEGRLHADARRVQQLAAALERLAGEADVVVCSGSLPLTLRRDFYARVLQAARRAGAWTLLDSSKEPLLLGLRARPHLIKPNRQELFELAAQLGEQGILPAGERPVTQSGERTLDEPQAGDEQRLVRAARTVLGWGPQAAVVSLGSAGALAVDAAGAWRVVAPRVAVVDPVGAGDSMVAALALGLARGMALAELTAFGVAAGTADVTTFGGGLVTAEAVAALQAGVTVTPLPA, from the coding sequence GTGAAGGTGGCCCGGATCGTCGTCTTCGGCCCCAACCTGGCCATCGACCGGACCGTGGCCGTGGGGGACTTCCGGGCGGGAAGGGTCTTTCGCACGGACCAGACCCTCACGGTGGCGGGCGGCAAGGGGGCCAACGTCGCCCGGGCCGTGAAGGCGCTAGGCGGGGAGCCCCACCTGGTGGGCCTGGTCGCCGGGTGGACGGGCCGGTTCATCCGAGACGATCTCGAGCGGGAAGGGATCCCGGCCACCCTGGTCGAGGTGGACGGCCTGTCGCGCACCTGCACGCTCGTGGTGGACCCCCGAAACGGCGAGACGACCATCATCAACGAAGAGGGACGGCTCCACGCCGATGCCCGGCGCGTCCAACAGCTCGCGGCCGCCCTCGAGCGATTGGCCGGCGAGGCCGACGTAGTCGTGTGCAGCGGCAGCCTGCCGCTCACGCTGCGCCGGGACTTTTACGCCCGGGTGCTGCAAGCGGCCCGGCGGGCGGGCGCCTGGACCCTCCTCGACTCGAGCAAGGAACCTTTGCTCCTGGGCTTGCGGGCACGCCCCCACCTCATCAAGCCCAACCGCCAGGAACTCTTCGAACTGGCCGCGCAGCTGGGCGAGCAGGGCATCCTGCCGGCAGGCGAGCGGCCGGTCACCCAGTCCGGTGAACGCACCCTCGACGAGCCACAGGCAGGAGACGAGCAGCGCCTCGTGAGGGCGGCTCGGACCGTGCTCGGGTGGGGCCCGCAGGCAGCCGTCGTCTCGCTGGGAAGTGCCGGCGCCCTCGCCGTCGACGCAGCCGGCGCGTGGCGGGTGGTGGCCCCGCGCGTCGCCGTGGTCGACCCCGTCGGGGCCGGAGACAGCATGGTTGCCGCCCTGGCGCTCGGGCTGGCCCGGGGCATGGCCCTGGCGGAGCTCACCGCCTTCGGCGTGGCAGCCGGGACCGCCGACGTGACGACTTTCGGGGGCGGGCTGGTGACGGCTGAGGCCGTGGCCGCCTTGCAGGCCGGGGTAACGGTCACGCCGCTGCCCGCGTAA
- a CDS encoding S1C family serine protease, with translation MDHAPRSGARATGRFRVSRVAIALLMVIAGASGLAALDAPPTRALEPGEQALIDLYSRVAPAVVSLGAADRLGSGFLIDTAGHIVTNNHVVAGVRTLDVTFLDGTILTGTVVGTDPDSDLAVVQIDRVPAGVRPLTLGDSDGLRVGQQVIAIGNPFGFSGTMTTGIVSGLHRVIPAGLRPFSIPDVIQTDAVINPGNSGGPLLDSSGTVIGVTTAIQSRTGVFAGVGLAVPSGLVRKVVPVLIERGSYQWPWLGVSGTNLSPAVARANGLTSTRGAYVHQVVRGGPADKAGLRGTQQVTRQDGQEVQVGGDVIVKLDGRPIDSFDDLLLVVARYTEVGQTIQVQVVREGKTLTLPVKLEARPATVPAQ, from the coding sequence TTGGACCATGCCCCCAGGTCCGGTGCTCGAGCGACGGGTCGCTTCCGCGTATCGAGGGTCGCGATCGCGCTCCTGATGGTCATCGCCGGCGCCTCCGGGCTTGCCGCGCTCGACGCGCCGCCGACGCGGGCCCTCGAGCCCGGAGAGCAGGCCCTCATCGACCTGTACTCCAGGGTGGCGCCCGCGGTGGTGAGCCTCGGCGCCGCCGATCGGCTGGGGTCCGGCTTCCTGATCGATACGGCCGGGCACATCGTGACCAACAACCACGTGGTCGCGGGCGTCCGCACCCTCGACGTTACCTTCCTGGACGGCACCATCCTCACGGGCACGGTCGTGGGGACGGATCCGGACAGCGACCTTGCCGTGGTCCAGATCGACCGGGTGCCGGCTGGCGTACGCCCCTTGACCCTGGGAGACTCGGACGGGCTGAGGGTCGGGCAACAGGTCATCGCGATCGGTAACCCCTTTGGGTTTAGCGGCACCATGACCACGGGGATCGTCTCCGGGCTCCACCGGGTCATCCCGGCGGGACTGAGGCCCTTCTCCATCCCGGACGTCATCCAGACGGACGCGGTCATCAACCCGGGCAACTCGGGGGGCCCGCTGCTCGACTCGTCCGGCACCGTCATCGGCGTGACCACCGCCATCCAGAGCCGCACCGGCGTCTTCGCGGGCGTGGGGCTGGCGGTGCCCTCCGGCCTGGTGCGCAAGGTGGTGCCGGTGCTCATCGAGCGCGGCAGCTACCAATGGCCGTGGCTGGGGGTGTCCGGCACCAACCTCTCGCCGGCGGTCGCCCGGGCCAACGGCCTGACCAGCACCCGCGGCGCGTACGTGCACCAGGTGGTGCGGGGCGGCCCGGCCGACAAGGCAGGGTTGCGGGGCACGCAGCAGGTCACGCGGCAGGACGGGCAGGAGGTCCAGGTGGGCGGCGACGTGATCGTCAAGCTCGACGGCCGCCCCATCGACAGCTTCGACGACCTGTTGCTGGTGGTGGCGCGCTACACCGAGGTCGGGCAGACGATCCAGGTGCAGGTGGTCCGGGAGGGCAAGACGCTCACGCTCCCGGTCAAGCTCGAGGCCCGCCCGGCCACGGTGCCGGCGCAGTAA
- the rfbD gene encoding dTDP-4-dehydrorhamnose reductase: MRILVTGGHGQVGRELDRLARGPGATGATSLWAPGRSELDVTRPHEVLAALLDFRPSAVIHAAALTDVDRCEREVELAHQVNAEATAELARVCARHRIPLVYVSTDYVFDGAKGRPYVEGDTPRPLSVYARTKWQGEQAVSAAGGPHAIVRTAWVYSIFGRNFAVAILEAARRSAEEGSGEPLRVVADQVGSPTYARDLATALLRMVEMDLASSRRLFHAANAGACSRWEQARALVALAGWEVPVLPVSTGEMPRPARRPAYSALDSGALAGEGIAMRPWGEALEAFVRELAEARPDLVRRP, translated from the coding sequence TTGCGGATCCTGGTAACCGGAGGCCACGGGCAGGTGGGAAGGGAGCTCGACCGCCTCGCCCGTGGCCCCGGTGCGACCGGCGCCACGTCGCTGTGGGCGCCGGGACGCTCCGAGCTCGATGTGACCCGCCCGCACGAGGTGCTCGCCGCACTGCTGGACTTCCGGCCCTCGGCGGTCATCCATGCGGCGGCGCTCACCGACGTGGATCGCTGCGAGCGGGAGGTCGAGCTGGCGCACCAGGTCAACGCCGAGGCGACGGCCGAGCTGGCCAGGGTGTGCGCCCGGCATCGCATCCCGCTGGTCTACGTGAGCACCGACTACGTCTTCGACGGGGCGAAAGGTCGCCCGTACGTCGAGGGCGACACTCCCCGGCCCCTGAGCGTCTACGCCCGGACCAAGTGGCAAGGGGAGCAGGCCGTCTCGGCGGCAGGCGGGCCTCATGCGATCGTGCGCACCGCCTGGGTTTACTCCATCTTCGGGCGCAACTTCGCGGTGGCCATCCTGGAGGCGGCCCGCCGATCGGCGGAAGAAGGCTCCGGCGAGCCGCTGCGGGTGGTGGCCGACCAGGTGGGTTCGCCGACCTACGCCCGGGACCTGGCCACGGCGCTGTTGCGCATGGTGGAGATGGACCTCGCCTCCAGCCGGCGGCTCTTCCACGCCGCCAACGCCGGGGCCTGCTCCCGGTGGGAGCAGGCGCGGGCGCTCGTGGCCCTGGCCGGCTGGGAGGTGCCCGTCCTCCCCGTCTCCACCGGCGAGATGCCGCGCCCGGCCCGCCGGCCGGCCTACTCGGCCCTGGACAGCGGAGCCCTGGCGGGCGAGGGCATCGCGATGCGGCCGTGGGGCGAGGCGCTCGAGGCCTTCGTCCGGGAGCTGGCCGAGGCCCGGCCCGACCTGGTGCGCCGGCCCTGA
- a CDS encoding SDR family oxidoreductase, with protein sequence MAAEQGGGALRGKVALITGASRGIGRSVAIRLAREGVHAALFARTEPDLRAVAGAVQAQGARALVLPGDGRRVEDVQRAIAATIETLGGFDILVINAGVGKYGPLEAFSPDDYDWIMETNMRSTFLFARFAVPHLKRQGSGHVVIVASVAGKKGLPNEAVYCASKHAQVGFAQALDYELRPHGVKVTTIAPGGVHTHFALGTGRTPGDPQLEEYLDPEDVAEAVYFAVAQPPKSRIIEVVMRPMREPL encoded by the coding sequence GTGGCGGCAGAGCAGGGTGGGGGTGCGCTCCGGGGGAAGGTCGCGCTGATCACCGGAGCGAGCCGCGGCATCGGGCGCTCGGTGGCGATACGCCTGGCCCGGGAGGGAGTGCATGCGGCCCTTTTCGCCAGGACGGAGCCGGACCTCCGGGCGGTGGCCGGCGCCGTGCAGGCCCAGGGGGCACGCGCCCTGGTGCTGCCCGGGGACGGGCGGCGGGTGGAGGACGTGCAGCGCGCCATCGCCGCCACCATCGAGACCCTGGGCGGGTTCGACATCCTGGTCATCAACGCCGGGGTGGGCAAGTACGGGCCGCTCGAGGCGTTCAGCCCGGACGACTACGACTGGATCATGGAGACCAACATGCGCTCCACCTTCTTGTTCGCCCGTTTCGCCGTGCCCCACCTGAAGCGCCAGGGGTCGGGCCACGTGGTCATCGTGGCCTCGGTGGCGGGCAAGAAGGGGCTTCCCAACGAGGCGGTCTACTGCGCGAGCAAGCACGCGCAGGTCGGTTTCGCGCAGGCTCTCGACTACGAGCTGCGCCCGCACGGGGTCAAGGTCACCACCATCGCCCCCGGCGGAGTGCACACGCACTTCGCGCTCGGCACCGGGCGGACGCCCGGTGACCCCCAGCTCGAGGAGTACCTCGATCCCGAGGACGTGGCCGAGGCCGTCTACTTCGCCGTGGCCCAACCTCCCAAGTCGCGCATCATTGAGGTCGTGATGCGCCCCATGCGAGAGCCTTTGTGA
- a CDS encoding P-II family nitrogen regulator: MRRTAGLRVAIMVVASGERAAGRVVEAVREGAHTGRAGDGKIVVLPVEDAVRIRTGGPGAQAV, translated from the coding sequence GTGAGGCGGACGGCAGGGCTCCGGGTCGCCATCATGGTGGTCGCCTCCGGCGAGAGGGCGGCCGGACGGGTGGTGGAGGCCGTCCGGGAGGGCGCTCACACCGGCCGAGCGGGAGATGGTAAGATCGTCGTGCTGCCGGTGGAGGACGCGGTACGGATCCGCACCGGCGGTCCCGGAGCACAGGCGGTGTAG
- a CDS encoding MFS transporter gives MATPESADRRRAIRFIVLLGFVSLFADMTYEGARSATGPFMLALGASAGAVGVVAGLGELAGYAVRLGSGYMADRLRRYWLLTGIGYAINLLAVPLLALAGRWEVAAGLIVVERIGKAIRTPSRDVMLSYATHQVGRGFGFGLHEALDQVGAVTGPLLVAGALFAGEGYARGFAVLLIPALLALGTLAAARVIFPAPAQFERAPGEAPGPTSESAPRAGQESVRPEAKLPATFWLYVAFSVLSVAGFAHFQLISYHLKAHGLMADAVIPVAFAVAMGVDALTALAAGRLYDRSGMASLLSAPLLTIPAVVLAFGPSAATAWTGVLLWGAAMGVQETIMRAAIADLAPAAVRGAAYGVFNTAFGVAWFAGSAAMGFLYDLSPAYLIGFALLLELASIFPLAAMQRQAAARARDRARGT, from the coding sequence GTGGCTACCCCGGAGAGCGCGGATCGCAGGCGAGCGATACGGTTCATCGTGCTCCTGGGTTTCGTCAGCCTCTTCGCCGACATGACCTACGAGGGAGCGCGCAGCGCAACGGGGCCGTTCATGCTCGCCCTGGGTGCGAGCGCCGGCGCCGTGGGCGTCGTCGCCGGCCTGGGAGAGCTGGCCGGTTACGCCGTGCGGCTGGGCTCCGGCTACATGGCCGACCGGCTGCGCCGGTACTGGCTCTTGACGGGCATCGGGTATGCGATCAACCTTCTGGCCGTGCCCCTGCTGGCCCTGGCCGGCCGGTGGGAGGTCGCCGCCGGGCTCATCGTCGTCGAGCGCATCGGCAAGGCGATCCGCACGCCTTCCCGCGACGTCATGCTCTCCTACGCCACTCACCAGGTGGGCCGGGGGTTCGGATTCGGTTTGCACGAGGCGCTGGATCAGGTGGGGGCGGTGACGGGGCCTCTTCTGGTGGCAGGGGCGCTGTTCGCCGGGGAGGGGTACGCGCGAGGGTTTGCCGTCCTTCTGATCCCGGCGCTGCTCGCCCTCGGCACCCTGGCGGCGGCGCGGGTGATCTTCCCGGCGCCGGCGCAGTTCGAGCGCGCGCCCGGTGAGGCGCCAGGCCCGACCTCAGAATCGGCACCTCGGGCCGGCCAGGAGAGCGTTCGGCCCGAGGCGAAGCTTCCCGCGACGTTCTGGCTCTACGTGGCCTTTTCGGTTCTCAGCGTCGCGGGGTTCGCTCACTTCCAGCTCATCTCGTACCACCTCAAGGCTCACGGTCTGATGGCCGACGCCGTGATTCCGGTGGCGTTCGCCGTGGCCATGGGGGTCGACGCGCTCACCGCCCTGGCGGCCGGCAGGCTGTACGATCGCAGCGGGATGGCCTCCCTGCTCTCGGCGCCGCTGCTCACCATACCGGCCGTCGTCCTGGCCTTCGGGCCGTCGGCGGCCACCGCGTGGACGGGCGTCCTGCTGTGGGGGGCGGCGATGGGGGTCCAGGAGACCATCATGCGGGCAGCGATCGCCGACCTGGCCCCGGCCGCCGTCCGGGGCGCGGCTTACGGCGTCTTCAACACGGCCTTCGGCGTGGCGTGGTTCGCCGGGAGCGCGGCCATGGGCTTCTTGTACGACCTGTCGCCGGCCTACCTGATCGGCTTCGCCCTGTTGCTGGAGCTGGCGAGCATCTTCCCGCTCGCCGCGATGCAGCGGCAGGCGGCCGCCCGGGCTCGAGACCGTGCCAGGGGCACGTGA